In Deltaproteobacteria bacterium, the genomic window ATCGGCCCAAGGGGATCCTGGTGGACTTCTTCACCCGGAAGGCGTACACGACCTTCGGGATCGCCCGCCTCGCGCTGGCGATGAACGCCGCGATCCACCCGGCATTCATCTTCCGGGATCCGGCGCGAAAGTTTCACCACGTGCTCCGCTTCGGTCCTCCCATCGCGATCGATCCCGGCGCGCCGCGCGAGGAAGAGGTGGCGCGGGTCACCCGGCGGTGCAACGAGGAGCTGGAGAAGGTGATCCGGGAGGCCCCGGACCAGTGGATGTGGTTCCACCGGCGCTGGAAGACGCGCCCCGTCGGGGAGCCGGAGATCTACCGGGGCCTGCAATGAAGGGGATTGTTTTCCTCGATCGGGACGGTACGCTCATCGAGGAGGTCGGATACCCGCGCGATCCGTCGGCCGTCCGCATCCTGCCCGGAGCCGCCGAAGCGTTGCGCCTCCTTTCCCGGGAGGGGTTCCTCCTCGCGGTGGTTTCCAACCAGGCGGGACTGGCGAGGGGGAAATTCACCGGGGCGGAGATGGAAGCCGTCCACCGGCGGTTCGTTTCCGCGTTCGAGGCGGAGGGGATCGTGTTCGACGCGGTCGAGTATTGCCCGCACCACCCGGAAGGGGCGGTGGAGGCGTATCGGCGCGCGTGCGGATGCCGAAAGCCGGGGACGGGGCTGGCCGAGGAGATCCTCCGGCGGCTCCGGGTGGCGGATTCGTGCCCCCGCTTCGTGGTCGGTGATAAAATGAGCGACGTTTCGATGGGGGTTCGCCTCGGGGCCGCGACGGTCCTGGTCGGAACGGGATATGGAAACGCCGAGAAAGCCTCGGGGGAACGCGCGGGGATCGCCCCGGATATCTTTCTCCCGGGGATGAGGGAGGCCGCTGGATGGATCGTGGCGCACGGGACATCGTGAACGGGCGGGTCGGCAAGGGGATATCGGCGTTCCTTCTCCTCGCCCTTCTGCTGGTCCAGGCCGGCTGCCACCGGGGGGGACGCGGGGAGACTCCGTCGCCTCCGGAACAGGATGAGTTTGCGGACGACAACACCGCACCCGCCGACGTTACGGAGTGGCTTCCGCCCGTCGTGGCGACGGAGGAAGCGGAGGAGGCGGTAGGCACCTCGCCGCCCGACAACACGGCGATCGGCGCCCCGGGGGCGGTCGCTCCCGCCGTCCCGCCCGACAACGCCGCGCGATCCGAATCGCCGCCTTCCGCCGGTACGAAGCCCGGCAGGACGAGTCCCGCGGATGCGACGCCCCCCGCCCGCAGGCCGAAACCGGCCGCCGCGCCGCACCCGAACGCGACGTCCGCGCCGAAGGACACGCGCGGCGCGTCTCCCCCGGAGTGGGCGAAGAGCCCCGAGGAACTCGTCTACCGGGTCGACTTCATCGGCATCACCATGGGGTACGCCCGGTTCCGATACCGGGGAAAGGTCTCCATCGCCGGAAAGCCGGCGTACCACTTGAACGTGCGGGCCTGGACGTCCGGGATCCTCTCGTTCATCTTTCCGATCAACGAGACGATCGACTACTATCTCGACACGGAGACGATTGCCCCGATCCGGCAGGAATTCACGCAACGCGAGAGGGAAAAGGACGACGTGGCCCTCTACAACCAGGAGACCGGGAGGATCACGTACCGGTACCGGCAGTCGGGGAAGATCCGGAAGCAGGTCGACACGATCCCTTCCGTCTACGACCCGGTAAGCGTCGCCTACTATTTCCGGTGGCGGGACCTGGGCGTCGAGAACCGTCCGCGGAACATGTACGGGGGCCGAAAGGTTTATCAGATCTCCTCGCGAATCCTCGGGAACGAGCGGATCCGCACGGATCACGGGGAGGTGGACACGATCGCGGTCCTTCCGCTGATCCGCAGGGACGGGAAACCCGACGACAAGGGGCAGCTGAAGATCTGGTTTTCCAACGACGAGAGGCGCGTCCCGGTGCGCCTGTACGCGAAGTTCCACAAAATCAAGGATTGGACGCTGGTCGGCGAGCTGATGTCGTCGACCAGGAAGGCGGGGGGGTAGGCGATGGCGATGGACAGGGAGCTGCTCGAGATCCTGGCGTGCCCGAAGTGCAAGGGGGAACTTCAACTG contains:
- a CDS encoding HAD family hydrolase — its product is MKGIVFLDRDGTLIEEVGYPRDPSAVRILPGAAEALRLLSREGFLLAVVSNQAGLARGKFTGAEMEAVHRRFVSAFEAEGIVFDAVEYCPHHPEGAVEAYRRACGCRKPGTGLAEEILRRLRVADSCPRFVVGDKMSDVSMGVRLGAATVLVGTGYGNAEKASGERAGIAPDIFLPGMREAAGWIVAHGTS
- a CDS encoding DUF3108 domain-containing protein — translated: MDRGARDIVNGRVGKGISAFLLLALLLVQAGCHRGGRGETPSPPEQDEFADDNTAPADVTEWLPPVVATEEAEEAVGTSPPDNTAIGAPGAVAPAVPPDNAARSESPPSAGTKPGRTSPADATPPARRPKPAAAPHPNATSAPKDTRGASPPEWAKSPEELVYRVDFIGITMGYARFRYRGKVSIAGKPAYHLNVRAWTSGILSFIFPINETIDYYLDTETIAPIRQEFTQREREKDDVALYNQETGRITYRYRQSGKIRKQVDTIPSVYDPVSVAYYFRWRDLGVENRPRNMYGGRKVYQISSRILGNERIRTDHGEVDTIAVLPLIRRDGKPDDKGQLKIWFSNDERRVPVRLYAKFHKIKDWTLVGELMSSTRKAGG